A genomic stretch from Streptococcus oralis includes:
- a CDS encoding phage replisome organizer N-terminal domain-containing protein, which translates to MVVKNKRYYWIQLAQDFFKSKEMKLLRKIAGGDTHTIIYLKMMLISLEDGGHIYYDGLADNLAEEIALVIDENVEDIKITLIFLESKGLLTRKNDRVYFLEQVPEMVGSETASARRVRKSRENKRVLHCNNDVTKCIGDIDIDIEIDTEIEKDIDENPVALIVEEYQSRIAPLDGTQFELLKEFITLDGMEAKVVLKAIGLAADNGKRNFSYIRAILTNWKNDGVLTIAAVDERERAYKESKNSKRPGNQKSNVPEWSQPNYVNKTSDETKKDLEKKKQEMLEKLEKGIK; encoded by the coding sequence ATGGTAGTTAAAAACAAGCGATACTACTGGATTCAACTTGCTCAAGATTTTTTTAAATCTAAAGAAATGAAATTGCTTCGTAAGATTGCAGGTGGCGATACGCACACTATCATCTATCTCAAAATGATGTTGATTAGTTTAGAGGATGGCGGGCACATCTACTATGATGGACTCGCTGACAATCTAGCTGAAGAAATCGCTCTTGTCATTGATGAGAATGTTGAAGATATTAAAATCACTTTGATTTTCTTGGAGAGTAAGGGCTTGCTGACTAGAAAAAATGATAGGGTTTATTTCTTAGAGCAAGTTCCTGAGATGGTAGGTAGTGAAACCGCAAGCGCCAGAAGGGTTCGCAAGTCTCGTGAAAACAAAAGGGTGTTACATTGTAACAACGATGTAACAAAGTGTATCGGAGATATAGATATAGATATAGAGATAGATACAGAGATAGAGAAAGATATAGATGAAAATCCAGTCGCACTCATCGTGGAAGAATATCAATCTCGTATCGCTCCGTTAGATGGAACTCAATTTGAACTCTTGAAAGAGTTCATCACATTAGATGGCATGGAAGCAAAGGTTGTCTTGAAAGCAATTGGTCTTGCTGCTGATAATGGTAAAAGGAACTTTAGTTATATCAGAGCGATTTTGACCAATTGGAAGAACGATGGAGTTTTGACGATTGCAGCAGTCGATGAACGTGAGCGAGCGTACAAAGAAAGCAAAAACAGCAAACGTCCAGGTAATCAGAAATCAAATGTTCCTGAATGGTCACAACCAAACTATGTCAATAAGACTAGTGACGAGACCAAAAAGGACCTTGAGAAGAAGAAACAAGAAATGCTAGAAAAACTAGAGAAAGGAATAAAGTGA